A section of the Haloplanus vescus genome encodes:
- a CDS encoding DUF6788 family protein has product MEQPSPPDSLPKYLAEGLPKQNTETLREIQSYVKALIKYREQPVDTDELPEIAEPVDEPDESGKGTVVKEKVKCGDNSCKCASGNPQDMHGPYFYRYYRDNGTMKSEYVGKPGSE; this is encoded by the coding sequence ATGGAGCAGCCATCACCGCCTGACTCTCTCCCGAAGTATCTCGCGGAGGGACTCCCGAAACAGAATACGGAGACGCTTCGAGAGATCCAATCCTACGTCAAGGCACTCATCAAGTATCGCGAACAGCCGGTTGACACCGACGAGCTTCCCGAGATAGCCGAACCCGTCGACGAGCCCGATGAGTCAGGGAAGGGAACTGTCGTCAAAGAGAAGGTCAAATGCGGCGACAACAGCTGCAAATGCGCCAGCGGGAATCCCCAAGATATGCACGGCCCGTACTTCTATCGCTACTATCGTGATAATGGAACGATGAAATCAGAGTACGTCGGGAAACCGGGAAGTGAGTAA